The genomic DNA GGATCGGCGCCTCGGTGACGTCCAGCTGGAGGAGCAGCGGGGCGTAGGGCTGGGTGAACCGGAACTCCACGGTGTGGTCGTCGGGCGTCTCGATGGTGTCCAGCACCCCCGACAGCGACGCTCTCGTCCGGGCGTGGAAGTTCAGCAGAACCTCCTCGAACGAGAACTTCACGTCGGCAGAGGTGAACGGTTCGCCGTCGTGCCAGGTGACATCGTCGCGGAGGTGGAAGCGGTACAGCGCACCGTCCTCCTCGACGTCCCAGTCGGTCGCCAGCTCCGGGCGCGGTTCGCCCTGCTCGTCCAGGGCCAGCAGGCCGTTGTACAGCAACTCCGACGCGGTGTGGGTGGCGCCGCTGGTGGTGATCGCCGGGTTGAGGTGGCCGGGGTCGGACGAGATCGCCACCGCCAGCGTCCCGCCGCGGACCGGTTCGGCGGTCGCGGTCGTCCCCGGCCCGGTGGGTCCCGCCCCCGGGGGCGGCTGCCGCTCCTGACCCTGGTCGCAGGCCACGATCCCGAGCGTGGCACAGACGGCGATCGTGACGAGCTTGCGCACTGCGCCCCTCCCGGCTGGATCGGGCGGGACGCTAGAACCAGCGCGACCAGCCGGTAAGTGTGCAACGCATATAGTGGGGCCACGCGGGCCACGCGCACGGCCCGATCACGTCGCCGGTGTCGGGACGTGTCGAGGGCCGCTACCCGTGGGGCAGCGGCCCCCCAAGGAACTCCAGCCGTTCGATCAGCTGGCGCCGAGCTCGTCGAGTCGGGTCTCGATCGCCTCGCGCAGACGGTGCAGCTCGGAGACCTCCTCGTCCTTCGACTGTGGTGGGGAACAGCACGCGCAGCCGCACGCGCAGCCCTCAGCCGCGTCGGTCACGTTCGTGGTGACCCCGCACCCGCAGGTGCAGGTCGCTTCGGTCTGGGTCGTCATGGATTCACCTCCCTCGGAAGTTTCTGGATCTGGAGCAGGGACGATCCGCACGGCCAGCACCCGTCGCCGGCCACGGCCCCCTCGTCGAGCATCGTGTGGATCTCGTCGCGGAGGCGGCTCAGCGACTCCAGCTGCTCCTCGATCTCGGCCAACCGGTCGGTGAGCAGCTCGCGGGCGTGACCGCACGGGCACAGCCCCCGGTCACGGGCCCGCACCAGCGCTGCGATCTCGTCGAGGTGCAGTCCGAAGCTCTGGGCGCGCTTGACGAAGTGCAGCCGCTCGACGTCGTGCTCGCCGAACAGCCGGTAGCCGCTGTCGCTGCGCCGTGGCTCCGGTAGCAACCCGATGCGTTCGTAGTAGCGGACGGTGTCGGCCGTCGTTCCGGCGCGGGCCGCGAACTCCGAGATCATCATGTGGTTGGTCACAGCAACGAGAGTAAACCTTGGAGTTGGCTCCAACGCTAGCGCTCGTGACTTCCCCTTCGTCGAGCCACGCCGGGGTGAGAAGCCGGGGTGCGAAGCCGGGGTGAGAGAACCGGCCGGCCCTCCTCCGCGCGGCGCCGCCGGACGGGATGGCTCCCGCTCGGCGAGGGCTCTGCGC from Actinomycetota bacterium includes the following:
- a CDS encoding heavy metal-responsive transcriptional regulator; translation: MTNHMMISEFAARAGTTADTVRYYERIGLLPEPRRSDSGYRLFGEHDVERLHFVKRAQSFGLHLDEIAALVRARDRGLCPCGHARELLTDRLAEIEEQLESLSRLRDEIHTMLDEGAVAGDGCWPCGSSLLQIQKLPREVNP